In the genome of Quercus robur chromosome 3, dhQueRobu3.1, whole genome shotgun sequence, one region contains:
- the LOC126719791 gene encoding uncharacterized protein LOC126719791 — protein MYNKRSGIEKFTSDICPNIVQKLEQLKVDFKSFSAIPSGCYIYEVDNEYERHVVNLTRKCYTCRVWDLTGIPCKHGVAAIYKNLERPEDYVHACFRKDAYVVAYKEMITPLPGQDEWAETNLPDQVAPIVYKPAGRPTMKRKKDADEPNNPYKVSRSYEPIKCGFCHQEGHNSRRRRLE, from the coding sequence ATGTACAATAAGAGGTCTGGGATTGAAAAATTCACTAGTGACATATGTCCAAACATAGTGCAGAAGCTTGAACAGTTGAAAGTTGATTTTAAGTCATTTTCTGCTATTCCATCAGGATGCTATATATATGAGGTTGATAATGAGTATGAGAGGCATGTGGTTAACCTTACAAGAAAGTGTTATACTTGTAGAGTTTGGGATTTGACAGGAATCCCATGTAAGCATGGTGTTGCAGCAATCTATAAGAACCTGGAGAGGCCTGAGGATTATGTGCATGCATGCTTTAGAAAGGATGCCTATGTGGTTGCATATAAGGAGATGATTACCCCACTGCCTGGCCAAGATGAATGGGCTGAAACCAACCTTCCTGACCAAGTTGCTCCAATTGTGTACAAGCCTGCAGGCAGGCCAACaatgaaaaggaagaaagatgcagatgAGCCAAACAACCCATACAAAGTTTCTAGGTCATATGAACCTATAAAATGTGGGTTTTGCCATCAGGAGGGTCATAATTCAAGGAGGCGAAGGCTAGAATAA